The nucleotide sequence TTTGGGTAATTCCCATACTGCTCATTATCGCATTGTTCCTGAAAATTCGGCCAAAATGTTCTTTATCTGGGAAAATTTCATCCTGGAGGGGAAGGTATACTCCCGCACTATCTACCAAATAGATAATGGGCAAGCGGTTTTCCATGGCGATTTCCTGGGCCCTAAGGTTTTTCTTGCCCGTTATGGGAAACCAGGCACCCGCCTTTACCGTGGCATCGTTCGCAACCACAAGACATTGCTTCCCGGAAACGTATCCCATTTTAATGACCACTCCGCCAGAAGGGCAACCGCCATGTTCTTCGTACATGCCATCGCCCACAAAGGCACCTATTTCAATACTGTCCTTGTCTGCGTCCAAGAGGTAGTCTATACGCTCACGGGCCGTCATTTTTCCTTGGGCGTGCTGTTTTTCGATGCGTGCTTTTCCTCCTCCAAGTTTTACTTGGGCCAAGCGCCTTTTAAGGTCGCTTAGTAGTAATTTGTTATGGTCTTCGTTCTTGTTGAATTTTATATCCATTTTTTTACCTTGACTTTTCAATGCTTAAAGATAAGGAGTAAAATTGTTTACATTTGAAAAAATCGAAAATCATATGGTACAAGAAATACGATGGGGAATTGTTGGTTTGGGAAGTATAGCTCACACCTTTGCGAAAGATTTGGCCCTGGTTACGGGCGGAACCTTGACCGCGGTGGCATCTAGAAGCCTTGAAAAAGCAAAGGCATTTGCCGGTGAATATGGGGTGGCCCATACTTTTGATACTTACGATGCCCTGTTTGAAAGTAAGGAGGTAGACGTGGTTTATATAGCAACCCCGCACACCTCACATGAAGCCTTGAGCATACGTGCCATGGAAAATGGCAAACATGTGCTCTGCGAAAAACCGATGGGGGTGAACCCAGATCAGGTAGCGCGCATGATTGCCGTGGCCGAAAAGAACAAGGTGTTTTTAATGGAGGCGCTTTGGAGCCGTTTTAATCCATCGATACGGAAAGCGAAACAACTAGTGGAAAGCGGTGAAATTGGTTCTGTAGGTTTTGTTCATGCCGATTTTGCCTTTTATGCCCTGAACAGGGATCCCGATAACCGACTGCTCAACCCTGATCTGGCCGGTGGCTCTTTGCTCGATATAGGAATCTATCCCATTTTTCTGTCCTATTTACTGTTGGGCATGCCAAAAAACATACAAGCTTCGTCGCATTTATACAAGACGGGGGTAGAAATGCAGACCTCAATGATCTTTGATTATGAAGGCGCGCAGGCCATTCTGTATAGCGGATTAAATTCCAAATCTGAAATGAAAGCCGAGATTTCGGGAAGTGAAGGCAGTATTTTTTTATCGCCGCGATGGCATGAGGCACAGGGGTATTCTATAGAAAAGGAGGGTGAATTGGTCGATTACAATTTGCCTACCAAGGGTAAGGGATACACTTATGAAATTGAGGAAGTACACAGCTGTTTGGCTTCCGGCAAGGTGCAAAGTTCGATGTGGAGCCATCGCAATAGTGTCGATTTGGCCCGGCTTCTTTATGAGGTGCGGCAAAAATCAAACATTATTTTTCCTTTCGAACAACAAAAAGAGGGCGTGTAGCCTTGAAATACCCTAAAAATTACGATATTTGAAGTTACCAAAATCGAAACCGAAAAACCATGGGAATGAATAAAAATACCGTATTGGCCTGGGCCACTTTTATAATGATTTTTGTGGGCTTGGCCCTAATCGCTTTAGGAGCCTTTAGATACGATGAAGTAGCAGGATGGGGCTTTGCCTCCGTAGGCATAGGATTCTTTGCTATTGCTTGGGTATTCAACGCACTTAAAGGACGGGTTTAGTCCACTCTTTTTAATATCCTCTAAAACACTTAAAACCATTATATGTCTGACGATAAGAAAGTGATTTTCTCCATGTCGGGGGTCACTAAAACCTATAAGAACGCGAATACACCTGTTCTTAAGAATATATACCTAAGTTTTTTCTATGGTGCCAAGATTGGTATTTTAGGTCTAAACGGGTCGGGTAAATCAACCTTGTTAAAGATCATTGCGGGAGTTGACAAGAATTTTCAGGGCGATGTCGTTTTCTCCCCAGGATATAAAGTCGGTTACCTTGAACAAGAACCGGAGTTGGACGAAAACAAAACCGTGTTGGAGATTGTCAAGGAAGGCGTTAGCGAAACCGTGGCCATACTTGACGAGTACAACAAAATCAACGATATGTTCGGTCTTCCTGAAGTATATGAAGATGCCGATAAGATGCAGAAGTTAATGGATAAGCAGGCCGAGCTTCAAGATAAGATCGATGCTTCCAATGCCTGGGAATTGGACACGAAATTAGAAATCGCCATGGATGCCCTTCGCACCCCTGAGCCCGATAAAAAAATCGGGGTACTGTCCGGAGGGGAAAGAAGGCGTGTGGCCCTTTGCCGCCTATTGCTTCAAGAACCCGAAATATTATTGCTCGATGAGCCTACCAACCACCTTGATGCCGAATCGGTACATTGGTTGGAACATCACTTGGCCCAATATAAAGGTACGGTCATTGCCGTTACCCACGACCGGTACTTCTTGGATAACGTAGCGGGATGGATATTGGAATTGGACCGAGGTGAAGGTATTCCCTGGAAAGGAAACTATTCAAGTTGGTTGGACCAAAAATCAAAACGTCTGGAGCAGGAGAGCAAGACGGCCTCTAAACGACAAAAAACCTTGGAGCGCGAGCTGGAATGGGTACGTCAGGGAGCGAAAGGACGTCAGACCAAACAAAAGGCGCGTTTGAAGAATTACGACAAGTTGATGAGCCAAGATCAAAAACAACTTGACGAAAAACTTGAAATTTATATTCCGAACGGACCGCGATTGGGCACGAACGTGCTTGAAGCGAATGGCGTTAGTAAGGCCTATGGCGACAAGTTATTGTACGAGGACCTGAACTTTAAATTACCACAAGCGGGTATCGTGGGGGTTATTGGCCCGAATGGAGCCGGTAAGACGACAATTTTTAGAATGATCATGGGAGAGGAAACTCCTGATAAAGGAGATTTTCAAGTGGGCGAGACCGCTAAAATCGCCTATGTAGACCAAAGTCATTCGAATATAGATCCCGAAAAAACCATTTGGCAAAACTTCAGTGATGAGCAAGAGCTTATTATGATGGGCGGTCGTCAAGTGAATTCAAGGGCCTATTTAAGCAGGTTCAATTTTTCAGGAAGTGAACAGAATAAAAAAGTAAGTATGCTTTCCGGTGGTGAGCGTAACCGACTCCACTTGGCCATGACCCTAAAGGAAGAAGGTAATGTATTACTTTTGGATGAGCCTACCAACGACCTAGATGTTAATACCTTACGAGCCTTGGAAGAAGGTCTGGAAAACTTTGCAGGCTGTGCAGTGGTGATTTCCCACGACCGTTGGTTCCTAGATCGTATCTGTACCCATATCCTGGCCTTTGAAGGCGATTCACAGGTCTATTTCTTTGAAGGTTCCTTCTCCGATTACGAAGAGAACAAGAAAAAACGATTGGGAGGGGATTTGATTCCGAAACGTATTAAGTACAAGAAATTGATTCGATAGATAAAATCGATTTTAAGGAAAAAAAGCTCTTGAAAAATTTTCAAGAGCTTTTTTTTATACTCGAAACGTATTTTAATAATCAGCCTTAGGGTACCAATCCAACTGGATCACTTCGATATTGGGATCAGCAGCATTGACCAATTGTTTGAATTTAGAAACATCGCTTACATCGGGCTTACCTCTGTAATGGTAAGGGTAGACCTGTTTGGGTTTGAATTCCAATACGGCATCGGCAGCGCTTTCAGGGGTCATGGTATAGGGAAGGTTCATACAAATAAAGGCCTTATCGATGTGCTTAAGGCTTCGCATTTCAGGAATGTCTTCCGTATCGCCAGAAAAATAGATACGTTGGCCATCGATACTCAAAAGATAGCCATTACCACGGCCTTTCTCGTGAAACTTTAGGGCCTCCTTCCTTAGGTTGTACATTGGTATGGCTTCAATCGTAATTCCGTAGCGTTCCTTGCTGTCGCCGTTGTTCAATACATCAATCTGAGGGGTAAAGACATCGGGTATTTTGTCGGCTACGGCTTGGGGCACTATAATTTTTGCTTTATCCGTGCCCAAAGCTTTTAGGGTCTCTAGGTCAAAATGGTCGCCATGGATGTCGGTTATCAATATGAGGTCGGGCGATTTATGGCCTTTGAACATGTCTATGCCTCCTACAGGGTCTATATAGACCGTTATATTGTTCCATTCCAAGACAGCGGTAGCGTGCTCAATAGGGCTTATCGTTACTTTGGAAGGTACATTTTCCGCCATAGCGGGAACCGAGGCCGTTTCATTGGCCTCTGATAGG is from Zobellia galactanivorans and encodes:
- the ettA gene encoding energy-dependent translational throttle protein EttA, which codes for MSDDKKVIFSMSGVTKTYKNANTPVLKNIYLSFFYGAKIGILGLNGSGKSTLLKIIAGVDKNFQGDVVFSPGYKVGYLEQEPELDENKTVLEIVKEGVSETVAILDEYNKINDMFGLPEVYEDADKMQKLMDKQAELQDKIDASNAWELDTKLEIAMDALRTPEPDKKIGVLSGGERRRVALCRLLLQEPEILLLDEPTNHLDAESVHWLEHHLAQYKGTVIAVTHDRYFLDNVAGWILELDRGEGIPWKGNYSSWLDQKSKRLEQESKTASKRQKTLERELEWVRQGAKGRQTKQKARLKNYDKLMSQDQKQLDEKLEIYIPNGPRLGTNVLEANGVSKAYGDKLLYEDLNFKLPQAGIVGVIGPNGAGKTTIFRMIMGEETPDKGDFQVGETAKIAYVDQSHSNIDPEKTIWQNFSDEQELIMMGGRQVNSRAYLSRFNFSGSEQNKKVSMLSGGERNRLHLAMTLKEEGNVLLLDEPTNDLDVNTLRALEEGLENFAGCAVVISHDRWFLDRICTHILAFEGDSQVYFFEGSFSDYEENKKKRLGGDLIPKRIKYKKLIR
- a CDS encoding CAL67264 family membrane protein, which produces MGMNKNTVLAWATFIMIFVGLALIALGAFRYDEVAGWGFASVGIGFFAIAWVFNALKGRV
- a CDS encoding Gfo/Idh/MocA family protein: MVQEIRWGIVGLGSIAHTFAKDLALVTGGTLTAVASRSLEKAKAFAGEYGVAHTFDTYDALFESKEVDVVYIATPHTSHEALSIRAMENGKHVLCEKPMGVNPDQVARMIAVAEKNKVFLMEALWSRFNPSIRKAKQLVESGEIGSVGFVHADFAFYALNRDPDNRLLNPDLAGGSLLDIGIYPIFLSYLLLGMPKNIQASSHLYKTGVEMQTSMIFDYEGAQAILYSGLNSKSEMKAEISGSEGSIFLSPRWHEAQGYSIEKEGELVDYNLPTKGKGYTYEIEEVHSCLASGKVQSSMWSHRNSVDLARLLYEVRQKSNIIFPFEQQKEGV
- a CDS encoding MBL fold metallo-hydrolase is translated as MKRILFVLISASILTLGCKENKKEVAPDQKALSEANETASVPAMAENVPSKVTISPIEHATAVLEWNNITVYIDPVGGIDMFKGHKSPDLILITDIHGDHFDLETLKALGTDKAKIIVPQAVADKIPDVFTPQIDVLNNGDSKERYGITIEAIPMYNLRKEALKFHEKGRGNGYLLSIDGQRIYFSGDTEDIPEMRSLKHIDKAFICMNLPYTMTPESAADAVLEFKPKQVYPYHYRGKPDVSDVSKFKQLVNAADPNIEVIQLDWYPKADY